The following is a genomic window from Thermoanaerobaculia bacterium.
TGCGCTTCGACATCTTCAACATCGAGCTGCGCGAGGGGCTGGAGGAGTCGTTCGCGACCGGTCGCGACCAGGACGAGTTCGACGCCCAGTGCCATCACCTGCTGGTCGAGCACCGGCCTTCCGGCCGGGTGATCGGCACCTATCGCATACAGACTGCCGCGATGGCGCTCGCCGCCAGGGGCTTCTACACCGGTACCGAGTTCGATCTCTCGCGGCTGCCGGAGGAGATCGTCGCGCAGTCGGTCGAGGTCGGCCGGGCCTGCATCGCCGTCGAGCATCGGCTGAAACCGGTACTCTTCCTGCTCTGGAAGGGGCTCGCGCTCTACATGGCGCACAACCAGAAGCGCTTCCTCTTCGGGCCCTGTTCGCTGACCTCGCAGGACCCGTGGGACGGCAAGCGGGTGCTGGACTACCTCGAGCGCAAGAACCTGGTGCGTCACGACGTCCCCGTCGGCGCGATGCCCGGCTACGAGTGTCTGTGGGAGGGGGAAGATCCGGCGCCGGAGAAGGGCGAGCGTATCGAGCTGCCGCCGCTCTTCGACATTTATCTGCGCTACGCCGGGCGCACCTGCGGCCCGCCGGTCATCGACCGCCGGTTCAAGACGATCGACTTCTTCATCCTGTTCGACGTCGACGCGCTCTCGGTGCGCGCCCGCCGGA
Proteins encoded in this region:
- a CDS encoding GNAT family N-acetyltransferase, translating into MTPPSETPLANLAEAQPELVDYPQARESLPPGEIAEGAYAVRYASSVEELDAILRLRFDIFNIELREGLEESFATGRDQDEFDAQCHHLLVEHRPSGRVIGTYRIQTAAMALAARGFYTGTEFDLSRLPEEIVAQSVEVGRACIAVEHRLKPVLFLLWKGLALYMAHNQKRFLFGPCSLTSQDPWDGKRVLDYLERKNLVRHDVPVGAMPGYECLWEGEDPAPEKGERIELPPLFDIYLRYAGRTCGPPVIDRRFKTIDFFILFDVDALSVRARRIFFG